CAGTGGAAGGTGATGGACTCCCACAGCGACGCGAACGGAGACGCCCACAGGGCCGGGTTCGCCAGGATGAACACCGCCGCCGTGGACACGACGATGGCGGCCCACGGACGCCACCGCGTGCGCGCGCCCGCCACCAGGAAGGGCAGGAACGTGAGCCCGCCCACCAGGCCATACGGATACTTCCCCGCCGCCGCGAGCCCCAGCAGCGCGCCGGACACCGCCGTCCATCCCGGCGCGAAACCCAGTCGCCGGGCGCGCTCGAACGCGAGCAGCGCAAGCATCGCGAGCAGCCCCGGCACCGCCTCCAGGTACGCCTGGGACGTGTACTTCGTGTGGTACGGGTCCCAGGCGAGCAGGAGCGCGCCCAACGGATCCACGAGGGCGACGAGCCCCACCTGGAGCACCCCCGCCACCACGGACAGGCCCCGCGTCACGTTGAACGCGGGGCGCGCGGCGTCCGGGATGGGCCGGCCCATGGGGACGTCCCGCCAGTCCGGCTCCGGAGCACCCGTCATGCGCACGGCTTCGGCGAAGAGCAGCTTCACCAGGGGCGGGTGTTCGAAGTTCTCCCGGAGCGCGCCAATGTCGCCCCAGCGGCCTTCGTCCAGCATCTGGGCATAGGTGAAGGCGATGGGCAGGTAGACCGCCTCGTCGAAGTCCTGGCCCAGCCGTTCCACCGCCCGGGAGCGCTGCCAGACGGCGACCACGAGTGCGACGAGTGCGACGAGGAGGGCCAGCAGGCGCGTGCGGGACACGCGCGAACGGATATCACGAACATGCGGCCCACCGAGCAGCCGGGGCATGGCCCTGGTGACGTGCGGCCCGGCGCCCCAGCTTTGGAGCATGAGAATCGCACGCATCCTGACCGTTGCCACCCTGCTCGCGGGCGGATCCGCCGTGGCGAAGAAGAACGACACCTTGGAGCTACGGACGTCCCAGAAGACCGTGCGTGCGAGCGTCGACGCGCAGGGTCTCCAGGGCCCGGACCTGAAGCTCCAGTTGTCTGACAACGCGCTGACGGGCCAGGCCTTCCAGCGCCCCGTGGACCTGAAGCTGTCGGGACGGCACATCGAGGGCACGGTGGGCGAGAAGCCGGTGGAGCTCACCGTGACCGCGCGTCCGGACGTGGTGGAGACGATGGGCACCTTCGCGGGACAGCCCTCGTCGCTGACGCTCAGCCCGGACGCGCTGACGGGGTCGGTGGGGCCGTGCGGCTACAACCTCATCATCGAGCGCGACCGCAGGCACTACCGGGGCACGCGTGCCTGCGGCGACCAGCGTGAGAACGACGTGCTCGTCTCCATCCCGAAGTCCCTGGAGAAGGCTCCCGCGACCGAACGCATGGCGGCGCTGAGCGTGCTGCTCTCCCAGCCGTGAGCACGGCGATGGTGCGCGGGGCGCGGGTGTAGTGAAGTCCGTGCCGTGTCCACCCTTCCCTCCGGCGTCGCGCCCGAGCGCACCATCGGGCCGTTCCAACTGCTGGCCCTGGGCGTCAACGGCATCGTGGGCGTCGGCATCTTCTTCGCGCCCGCGGAGGTCGCGGCGCAGGCGCCCGGCCTGGGCGCGGTGTGGGCCTTCGCGCTGACGGGCCTGGCGCTGGTGCCGGTGGCGTTCGCGTTCGCGGTGCTCGGCCGGCGGTTCGACTCGGATGGCGGACCCGTGGTGTTCGCGCGGGCGGCGTTCGGCGAGCGTGTGTCGTTCCTCGTTGGCTGGGTGGCCTACGTCAGCGCCTTCCTGAGCACGTCCGCGGTGATGGCGGGCCTGGCGCGAGCGGTGGCGCCGTCGGTGGGATTGGGCGGGCCCGTGGGCGAGCGGCTGCTGGCCTCTGCGCTGGTGACGGGGCTGGCGGCGCTGGTGGCGTCGGGCATCCGCGTGTCGGCGCGAACGTGGACGGCGCTCACGGTGCTGAAGCTCGTGCCGCTGGCGGTGCTGCTGGGGGCGTTCTTCTTCCTGCCTGACAGGGATGTGCCGCCACCGCTGCCCGCCACGGGAGCGTCCTGGCTGAAGGCGGGCCTGACGGTGATGTTCGCCTACCAGGGCTTCGAAATCGTCCCGGTCATCGCCGGACAGGTGCGCGCATCCGAGCGCACGGTGCCCATGGCGACGGTGGGCTCACTGCTCCTGGCGATGCTGCTGTACGTGGGGCTCGTGTGGGCGTGCGTCGCGGCGCTGCCGGACCTGGCGAGCGCGTCCGCGCCCCTGGCGCAGGCAGCGGGGGTGTGGAGCGGCGCGGGGATGGAGCGGCTGGTGGGCGCTGGAACGAGCGTGTCCGCGCTGGGCATCTGCGTGGGGATGATGGTGACGACGCCGCGCTACCTGTCCGCGCTGGCCTCGGGGGAACGTTCGCTGTTCGGGCTGGAGCGCATGTCGGAGTCCGGCGTGCCCATGCGGGCGCTGGCGGTGACGTGGGCGCTGGTGCTGGGGTTCGTGAACCTGGGGGACCTGTCGGAGCTCTTCGCGCTCTCCGCCATCGCGGTGCTGATGCAGTTCGGAGTCACGGCGGCGGCGCTCGCGGTGCTGTCGCTGCGGCGGGAGCGGAACCTGCGGCCGGTGCACGCGCTGCTGGCGGTGCCTACGCTGGTGCTGGGGCTGACGCTGGTGGCCTTCGGCGCGAGCGCTCGGGAGGCAGCGGTGGCGTCGGTGGCGGTGCTCGCGGGGCTGGCGTTGATGCGCCTGTCGCGGCCGAGGGAGCCAGCGCCCGTCCGCCTGCCCTGACGTCTTCGCACGTCAGGAGAGCGGGCAGGCCTGGGGACAACCCGGCACGTCGTGTTGCGAAGGAGTGACCGGGCCGGGAGACTCGCGAGGCGATGCTCGGGTATCAGGCGAATGCGCAGTGGCGGGACATGTCTGACTTCGTGGTGCACTTCACGAAGCCCGGGCCCCCGTACCACGACGCCTACCAGAACATGATGAGCATCCTGGGAGCGCGCACGCTCATCCCGGGTGCGGAGGGGTTTGGCATCGCGCGGCGGGAGGCGGCGGTGGCGAACCTGCACCGCTCGGTGTGCTTCAGCGAGATTCCGCTCGACCAACTCGCGAGGCTGGTGCAGCGCAGGAGCCTGTACGGCATCGCCTTCCGCAAGAGCTTCATCCTGTCGCAGGGCGGAGGCCCGGTCTGGTACGTGCAGTACGGCTCGCCCGCGCACCTGGCGATGAAGCACCAGTTGGACCAGGCCCTGGCGGCGAAGGAGCCCCAGAAGGAGCCCGTGTGGGCGGTGACGCCCTTCGTGGACATCCAGGGTGACGCGCACAACGCGCCCTACAGCTACCGCTTCGACTGGGAGCGGGAGTGGCGCGTCCCAGGCCTCCTGCGCTTCACGGAGTACGACGTCGCGGCGCTCTTCCTGCCGGAAGAAGTGCACACCGTGGCGAGGGACTTCTTCGCCTGGGCCGTGCGAGAGCGCGCGGGCCCGGGCTACTTCTGCCCCGTGTTGGATCCGGGCTGGAAGGCGGAGCAGATCATGGAGGCGCTGGCGAAGCACACGCAGGCGCCGGTCGCGACGGAGCGCAAGAGCGCGCCGGGGTAACCCACTTCAAGGTTTGTGCTTCTTGAGACGTCGCTCCAGGCTGGCAACAGGCGAGAAGAAGTAGGCTCGTCCGACCTGATCCCTCTCCAGGAACCCCGCGGCTTCGAGGTCGAGCAGGTCCTGTCGAGCGGTTTGATAGACCACTCCGTGCCGACGCCGGTGCGACTGGATGTCGTAGCGCGCGGCTGGATGGTGAAGGGCATGCGCCAGCAGCTCCCGCTGCCGGGGATTGAGGCCTGAATCCTTCTTGAGGAGAAGCTCCACCTGCCGGGCCTCTTGCCCCTTCCGCGCCAGATAGGCGTAGAGGTCATCGGTCGCGCGTTGGATGACATCCAGTTGGTGCAGGAGGAAGTAGGTGAGGTCCCCCCGGTCCGTCTCCGTGAACAGGAACGCCCGGCTGTATTGCATCTGGGCGCGCTGGATGATCCGGGAGATGGAGAGGAACTCCGCGATCCAATAACCCTCCCGGATCATGCACCAGTAGAACAGGGCCCGGGCGGTGCGGCCGTTGCCATCCACGAAGGGATGGTCATAGGCGAGCATGAAGTGAATCACGATGGCGCGCACGACGGGATGGATGAAGACACTCCCGTCGGAGCCATTCGCGAACGCACAGAGCTGCCGCAGTCGCCCGGGCAGTTTACTGGCGTCAGGGGGGACATGGAGGATCTCTCCACTCGCCCGGTCCTGGACCGTGATGGGCCCATCACCGCGCCGCAAGCGGCCCTCTTCGCCAGGGTCGAGCGTGTCACGCGTGATGGTTTCGTGAAGCTCCAGGAGCAGTGAGGTCGTCAGGGGCACATGCGCATTCCGGCGCATCAACTCCATGGCCTGGAAGTTGTTGAAGATCATCCGCTCGTCCTTGGTCCGAGGCGGACGTCCCTGCTCCAGCATCTCCCTGGCGACCTTTCGGGTCGTGGAGGCTCCCTCCAGCTGACTGGAAGTGATGGCCTCTTCCATCAACGATTCGACGATGTAGCGATCCCTTACACCTGAGTTGGCCAGTTGAGGGTCCGCCAGCTCCAGCCCTTTTCCGAGCTGCCGGTCTATCCGGTGCAGGCCCGAAAGAAGCCCGTCAGGACGGGTGAAGGAGAACAGCTGCCCCGTCTTGTCCAGGAGCGGCAAATCGGCGCTCACCGTGGTTCGTGCGGTCTTGACCCGGTACCACCATTCCTCATGCGTCATGCCCTCGGGCGCGGGATGACGGCGCAGCTCGTCCCAGTGGAGATAGCGCCCGTCGATTTCAGGCCCCACCGCCTTGTGCTCCAGCAGGGCAACGAGGCGCTCCGCCCCTGACCTGGCAACCGTCTGGACGAAGGCATGGAGGTCGGGAGGCGTCGCGGGGAGTCGCATGGGCGTGAACTACCAATCTACTACTAATTTCGCGGGAAATTAGTAGTTCGCTACCGCACGCGTTCGATGCGGTGCCGGCGGCCCTTGATGCGGCCTTCGCTCAGCCGCTGGAACGCGACCTTCACCACGCGCTTGGAGACGGCGACGAAGGCGTGATGGTCGTGGATTTCAATCTTGCCCACGTCCTCCGCCTTGAGGCCGCCCGCCTCGCCCGTCAGCGCGCCCAGGATGTCTCCGGGCCGCATCTTGTCCTTGCGCCCCGCGGAGATGGACAGCGTCTCCCAACCGGAGATGAGCGACACGCCCGGCACGTTCTCCGGCACCAGCGCGTCCACGTCTCCCTTCTCCAGCTTCACGCCCGTCGTCGCTTCGATGTCCTCCACCTTGCGGCTGTCCGAGCGCGTCACCAGCGACAGCGCCAGCCCGCGACGGCCCGCGCGCCCCGTGCGGCCAATGCGATGCACGTACGCTTCCGGCTGCTGCGGCAGTTCGTAGTTCACCACCGCGTCCAGCGCCTCCACGTCGATGCCCCGGCCCGCCACGTCCGTCGCCACCAGCACGCGCGTGCTGTGATTGCGGAACTTCGCCATCACCCGGTCCCGGTCGAACTGCTCCAGGTCGCCCTGCAACCCGTCCGCGCTCACGCCCGCCTGCACCAGCGCGCGCGTCAGCTCCACCACCACCGCCTTGAAGTTGCAGAACACGATGGCGGAGGCCGGCTGGTGCTGGCGCAACAGCCGCAGCAGCAGCGCCTGCTTCTCCTCCGGCGTGCACGCGTACCCCACCTGCTGGATGTCCGGCGCGGCCTCCTCCTGCGCCAGCGACACCCGCACCGGGTCCTTCTGGAACGCGCGGCTCAGCTTCTCGATGTCGTCCGGGAACGTCGCGGAGAAGAGCACCGTCTGCCGCTTCGCGGGCGTCGCCCCGAGCACCCGCTCCATGTCCTCCCGGAAGCCCATGTCCAGCATCCGGTCCGCCTCATCCAGCACGACCGTGGCCAGGTGCCGCGTGTCCAGCACCTCCCGGTCCAGCAGGTCCATGATGCGCCCGGGCGTCCCCACGCCGATGTGCACACCCTTCTCCAGCG
This DNA window, taken from Corallococcus coralloides DSM 2259, encodes the following:
- a CDS encoding Fic family protein; this translates as MRLPATPPDLHAFVQTVARSGAERLVALLEHKAVGPEIDGRYLHWDELRRHPAPEGMTHEEWWYRVKTARTTVSADLPLLDKTGQLFSFTRPDGLLSGLHRIDRQLGKGLELADPQLANSGVRDRYIVESLMEEAITSSQLEGASTTRKVAREMLEQGRPPRTKDERMIFNNFQAMELMRRNAHVPLTTSLLLELHETITRDTLDPGEEGRLRRGDGPITVQDRASGEILHVPPDASKLPGRLRQLCAFANGSDGSVFIHPVVRAIVIHFMLAYDHPFVDGNGRTARALFYWCMIREGYWIAEFLSISRIIQRAQMQYSRAFLFTETDRGDLTYFLLHQLDVIQRATDDLYAYLARKGQEARQVELLLKKDSGLNPRQRELLAHALHHPAARYDIQSHRRRHGVVYQTARQDLLDLEAAGFLERDQVGRAYFFSPVASLERRLKKHKP
- the dbpA gene encoding ATP-dependent RNA helicase DbpA produces the protein MEFSALALSPPLLQVLEELEFKTATPIQAQSIPVLLQGKDLVGQARTGSGKTAAFALPILQKVKLTQDRRLQALVLCPTRELCAQVAGEIRRLARRMPGVQVLALAGGSPIRPQVEALEKGVHIGVGTPGRIMDLLDREVLDTRHLATVVLDEADRMLDMGFREDMERVLGATPAKRQTVLFSATFPDDIEKLSRAFQKDPVRVSLAQEEAAPDIQQVGYACTPEEKQALLLRLLRQHQPASAIVFCNFKAVVVELTRALVQAGVSADGLQGDLEQFDRDRVMAKFRNHSTRVLVATDVAGRGIDVEALDAVVNYELPQQPEAYVHRIGRTGRAGRRGLALSLVTRSDSRKVEDIEATTGVKLEKGDVDALVPENVPGVSLISGWETLSISAGRKDKMRPGDILGALTGEAGGLKAEDVGKIEIHDHHAFVAVSKRVVKVAFQRLSEGRIKGRRHRIERVR
- a CDS encoding abortive infection system antitoxin AbiGi family protein; the encoded protein is MSDFVVHFTKPGPPYHDAYQNMMSILGARTLIPGAEGFGIARREAAVANLHRSVCFSEIPLDQLARLVQRRSLYGIAFRKSFILSQGGGPVWYVQYGSPAHLAMKHQLDQALAAKEPQKEPVWAVTPFVDIQGDAHNAPYSYRFDWEREWRVPGLLRFTEYDVAALFLPEEVHTVARDFFAWAVRERAGPGYFCPVLDPGWKAEQIMEALAKHTQAPVATERKSAPG
- a CDS encoding APC family permease is translated as MGPFQLLALGVNGIVGVGIFFAPAEVAAQAPGLGAVWAFALTGLALVPVAFAFAVLGRRFDSDGGPVVFARAAFGERVSFLVGWVAYVSAFLSTSAVMAGLARAVAPSVGLGGPVGERLLASALVTGLAALVASGIRVSARTWTALTVLKLVPLAVLLGAFFFLPDRDVPPPLPATGASWLKAGLTVMFAYQGFEIVPVIAGQVRASERTVPMATVGSLLLAMLLYVGLVWACVAALPDLASASAPLAQAAGVWSGAGMERLVGAGTSVSALGICVGMMVTTPRYLSALASGERSLFGLERMSESGVPMRALAVTWALVLGFVNLGDLSELFALSAIAVLMQFGVTAAALAVLSLRRERNLRPVHALLAVPTLVLGLTLVAFGASAREAAVASVAVLAGLALMRLSRPREPAPVRLP